One window of Armatimonadota bacterium genomic DNA carries:
- a CDS encoding sigma-70 family RNA polymerase sigma factor, whose protein sequence is MPGIDRLTVEALRRGEDGAYTAVVSLLLGPVYRFLLRLSRSPDVAEDLAQETFVALWQSIGSFEGKSQFKTWVFGIAYHQFLRYRDKPNAETAQFDETRHEREMANPDALLLEADERRRVRQAVYALPDLYREALCLVHLEGLNYREAAAILGVPIGTVKSRMNVAFRLLREKLGRSEGRDNDVREPESIPG, encoded by the coding sequence ATGCCAGGCATTGACCGACTGACAGTCGAGGCGCTGCGGCGCGGCGAGGACGGCGCGTACACGGCCGTAGTAAGCCTGCTGCTCGGCCCCGTCTACCGGTTCCTGCTACGGCTCTCCCGCAGCCCCGACGTTGCGGAAGACCTGGCGCAGGAGACTTTCGTGGCACTGTGGCAAAGCATCGGCTCTTTTGAGGGGAAGTCGCAGTTCAAGACCTGGGTCTTCGGCATCGCCTACCACCAGTTCCTGCGATACCGGGACAAGCCGAATGCCGAGACTGCGCAGTTCGACGAGACCCGGCACGAGAGGGAGATGGCCAACCCGGATGCGCTCCTCCTGGAGGCCGATGAGCGACGTCGGGTACGGCAAGCCGTCTACGCTCTGCCTGATCTCTACCGGGAAGCGCTTTGCCTGGTACATCTGGAGGGGCTGAACTACCGGGAAGCGGCAGCGATCCTCGGCGTCCCCATCGGCACGGTCAAGTCGCGGATGAATGTCGCTTTCAGACTTCTGCGCGAGAAGCTGGGGCGAAGCGAGGGACGAGACAATGATGTGCGAGAACCTGAGAGCATTCCTGGATGA
- a CDS encoding membrane dipeptidase, translated as MCESIAESPAWQYLHASAIVWLLHDHYYHRLDANLAMREGGVTAKTVMPVADVAIYNDSRNEDDWEFYVSSLAQTEGWARDSLVRLERARRLYESRPDRFLVAQKAQDVLRAKREGKSAIFFGFEGCKALEGRIELLQVFHRLGVRHMQLTWDRPNQLVDASSGEWRLSGFGREALAGMNELGIVVDVSHAPWSFFAEVIEFSRQPVVVAHGAPSEAHPGWGDMERRHLDALKGCGGLLGLHFCRHYINGPFATFSDFLDTVDHLVERGYEDIIALGGDLFEDDAYFRRRHPAPADASHQEWRPFIDELSDISRLPNVTCGLVSRGYPQAVIRKLLGENALRVYRQALGG; from the coding sequence ATGTGTGAGTCCATCGCCGAGTCGCCCGCATGGCAGTACCTGCACGCCAGCGCGATTGTCTGGCTGCTCCACGATCATTATTACCACCGGCTGGATGCCAACCTAGCCATGCGGGAGGGCGGCGTGACTGCCAAGACGGTCATGCCCGTGGCCGACGTTGCGATCTATAACGACAGCCGGAATGAAGACGACTGGGAGTTCTACGTGAGTTCGCTGGCCCAGACGGAGGGCTGGGCGCGGGATTCCCTGGTGCGGCTGGAACGAGCCCGTCGGCTCTACGAATCGAGGCCGGATCGGTTCCTGGTGGCGCAAAAGGCACAAGATGTGCTGCGTGCCAAACGGGAAGGGAAATCCGCCATCTTCTTTGGCTTCGAGGGCTGCAAGGCGCTGGAGGGACGGATCGAGCTGCTTCAGGTCTTCCATCGGTTGGGCGTGCGGCATATGCAGTTGACCTGGGATCGCCCTAACCAACTGGTGGATGCCTCCTCCGGTGAATGGCGGCTCTCTGGCTTTGGGCGGGAGGCGCTAGCCGGCATGAATGAGTTGGGGATTGTGGTGGATGTTTCACATGCCCCCTGGAGCTTCTTCGCAGAGGTCATTGAGTTCAGCCGGCAACCGGTAGTAGTGGCGCACGGAGCGCCCAGCGAAGCCCACCCAGGCTGGGGAGACATGGAACGCCGGCACCTGGACGCCCTCAAGGGATGCGGCGGACTGCTTGGGCTGCATTTCTGCCGCCACTACATCAACGGCCCGTTCGCCACCTTCAGCGATTTTCTGGACACGGTGGATCACCTGGTCGAGCGGGGCTATGAGGACATCATCGCCCTGGGCGGAGACTTGTTCGAAGACGATGCCTATTTCCGACGGCGTCATCCGGCCCCCGCAGATGCCAGTCACCAGGAGTGGCGCCCGTTCATTGATGAGCTGAGCGATATTAGCCGGCTGCCCAATGTCACCTGCGGCCTGGTCTCCCGGGGCTATCCGCAGGCAGTCATTCGCAAGCTCCTGGGTGAGAACGCCCTGCGCGTGTACCGTCAGGCGCTAGGAGGCTGA
- a CDS encoding amidohydrolase family protein yields the protein MIIDTHVHLIRPFDSHGNPQCYSPHKPTGAEDYLAVMEDAGIDRAFFISWSPEDLPADLEGKGIAFESVRETMARDYALEVMARFPDRFYWFPCHLGPQVPNHMALARESLELGAAGLKLAVSFWGELPDDPRPMRICELAREFDAQIILDTSFWYLGKDRPADPDSLPQGFREVAKRVQDFPDYLSHLRAVIAAYPTINFQLAHAGACDWTVERAREVGRFMREHPNVYADLGAVPLTAPGLECLVEAAGEDRIMFGTDWPHFAQGPKMREALDSIRRPGRFAARVAEKIVGENAVAFVKGREPGLKQA from the coding sequence GTGATCATTGACACGCATGTCCACCTCATCCGTCCGTTCGATTCCCATGGGAATCCTCAGTGCTACAGCCCCCACAAGCCAACCGGCGCCGAGGACTACCTCGCGGTCATGGAGGACGCCGGCATTGACCGCGCTTTTTTCATTAGCTGGTCACCGGAGGACCTCCCCGCCGATCTGGAGGGCAAGGGCATCGCCTTCGAGAGCGTGCGCGAGACAATGGCGCGCGACTATGCGCTGGAGGTGATGGCGAGGTTTCCCGACCGCTTCTACTGGTTCCCCTGCCATCTCGGGCCGCAAGTCCCAAACCACATGGCGCTGGCGCGCGAGAGCCTGGAGCTGGGCGCCGCCGGCCTCAAGCTGGCGGTCTCCTTCTGGGGCGAACTGCCCGATGACCCGCGTCCGATGCGGATTTGCGAGCTGGCGCGCGAGTTCGATGCGCAGATCATCTTGGATACCTCCTTCTGGTATCTGGGCAAGGACCGACCCGCCGATCCCGACTCCTTACCCCAGGGATTCCGCGAAGTCGCCAAGCGCGTCCAGGATTTCCCCGACTATCTCAGCCACCTGCGAGCGGTTATCGCGGCATATCCGACCATCAACTTCCAGCTTGCCCATGCGGGCGCGTGTGATTGGACGGTCGAACGCGCCCGCGAGGTCGGGCGCTTCATGCGCGAGCACCCGAACGTCTATGCCGACCTCGGCGCCGTGCCCCTCACCGCGCCGGGACTGGAGTGCCTAGTGGAGGCGGCGGGAGAGGACCGCATCATGTTCGGCACGGACTGGCCGCACTTCGCGCAGGGGCCGAAGATGCGCGAGGCGCTGGACAGCATCCGGCGACCGGGGAGGTTCGCCGCGAGAGTGGCGGAGAAGATCGTGGGCGAGAACGCTGTGGCCTTCGTCAAGGGCCGGGAGCCGGGGCTGAAGCAGGCGTAG
- a CDS encoding galactose oxidase — translation MDSTIVPSHGANGYRWTEISPAAPFAPRDGAGAVVFGGKMWLLGGWNPTDKEHFPQACNSEVWSSKNGIDWHLENPRAPWEPRHTAGYAVHKGRMWIVGGDPLQGHYQNDVWSSGDGIHWGLVCDKVPWAERVLHYTLVHDGKIWVMGGQTLPQFAPATEVFYNDVWSSSDGVEWTRVTARAPWRPRGMIGSCAVLKGRMWILGGGTYETPATPTREFYNDVWSSADGVNWQRHVEHAPWDPRQYHEVAAFDDRLWVLEGMHGGRNRNDVWYSSDGVNWHELPNTPWEPRHAASVCVHDDGLWVIAGNNMFSDVWKLTRVGTR, via the coding sequence ATGGATTCAACCATCGTCCCTTCCCATGGGGCGAACGGGTACCGCTGGACCGAGATTAGCCCGGCTGCGCCATTCGCACCGCGGGACGGGGCCGGCGCAGTAGTGTTTGGTGGGAAGATGTGGCTATTGGGTGGCTGGAACCCGACAGACAAGGAACACTTCCCCCAAGCATGTAACAGCGAAGTCTGGTCCTCCAAGAACGGCATCGACTGGCATCTGGAGAACCCTCGCGCTCCGTGGGAACCACGCCATACCGCGGGTTACGCAGTGCATAAGGGCAGAATGTGGATCGTTGGCGGCGATCCCCTACAGGGGCACTACCAGAACGACGTTTGGAGCAGTGGGGATGGTATCCACTGGGGTCTGGTATGCGACAAAGTTCCTTGGGCTGAGCGCGTGCTGCACTACACGCTGGTGCATGACGGCAAGATTTGGGTTATGGGCGGGCAGACCCTCCCACAGTTCGCCCCGGCGACAGAGGTGTTCTACAACGACGTCTGGAGTTCGAGCGATGGTGTTGAGTGGACTCGCGTCACCGCGCGCGCGCCCTGGCGGCCGCGAGGCATGATCGGTAGTTGCGCCGTACTCAAGGGCAGGATGTGGATCCTTGGCGGCGGCACCTACGAGACCCCGGCGACGCCCACGAGAGAGTTCTACAATGATGTCTGGAGTTCAGCTGACGGCGTTAACTGGCAAAGGCACGTCGAACATGCGCCTTGGGATCCACGACAGTACCACGAAGTAGCTGCCTTTGACGACAGGTTGTGGGTGCTGGAGGGGATGCACGGGGGGCGCAATCGGAATGACGTGTGGTATTCCTCTGACGGTGTCAACTGGCATGAACTGCCCAATACTCCTTGGGAGCCCCGACACGCGGCAAGTGTATGCGTTCACGACGACGGACTGTGGGTGATCGCAGGGAATAACATGTTCTCGGACGTATGGAAGCTCACTCGCGTGGGGACCCGTTAG
- a CDS encoding glycoside hydrolase domain-containing protein: protein MNLGRRLPNRIGNASWAVTYAWFYEPQYFGDVYFGGHNALTAELQEVAPPHVGENPLTVQFVNHSASTASADIRLILEEVDGKQTLLTKEVSIPAGGRLRQPLTYVLPDGTLGIVTLEVAESGCGRPFLRQSIAVNVPANRATLDEAQCTLGRVRDRLAAGDSLAPRWIWQSLVRLESEAKKRRAQLAEAETSVAEWHGLASPLERLLGRAQKLKWWLDHDVGDAAFAVGKASTLEKLLRDRAFAGPLADEFEIAAARGEYEGLQLVLIPGGDELADVSLAASDLRGPRGATIPSGKFEFQWVDFVETRQPRHPIDYIGWFPDPLIPMTDARRTVPIDRLHQPVWVSLHIPYGTPAGVYTGTVEVRVADGAHAVVPVRVRVYDFDLPRWPALKTVFWLNEGYIRDWNGWDEIPEHVRRNEMAFLLRYRVNPATGWNLLEPIDNFEFALERGLNAVQLGSAPSWPLPEATLARIERHYSYLKEQDLLDMAFIYAHDEPDPSLYPDVRHTMEQIGKHFPGLNRVCTASPPAEGLEGAIDTWVVTANAFNYEAVAARQAAGDELWFYGGPTMKRPYTNWYVDYTGIEERMTFWHCWKYQAKGLLHWCLDQWGSNMVPWSGDPAIDRAIALGKRWPEVPWNAWTYLNVNGEAQLVYPGPEGAFWSSVRLEIFRDGMEDYDYFAVLQSLQEALEASDAYDRDALVARSRALLTIGPAISSDLATFTKNSEVMFAHRNEVATHIERLRHRLQPAGSHD, encoded by the coding sequence ATGAATCTGGGGCGCCGCCTTCCAAATCGAATAGGAAACGCCTCGTGGGCGGTGACCTACGCTTGGTTCTACGAACCGCAGTACTTCGGTGACGTCTATTTCGGCGGTCACAATGCGCTGACCGCAGAGTTGCAGGAAGTCGCGCCTCCGCATGTGGGCGAGAATCCGTTGACAGTACAGTTCGTGAACCACAGTGCGTCCACTGCCTCGGCGGACATCCGCTTGATCCTAGAGGAAGTAGATGGCAAGCAGACCCTGCTTACGAAAGAAGTTTCCATTCCAGCGGGTGGCCGTCTTCGTCAACCACTGACATATGTACTGCCTGACGGCACGCTTGGCATTGTGACCCTCGAAGTGGCTGAGAGCGGCTGCGGACGCCCGTTCCTGCGGCAGTCCATCGCGGTCAATGTGCCGGCGAACCGAGCGACCCTGGACGAGGCACAGTGTACTCTGGGCAGAGTCCGCGATCGCCTGGCGGCAGGCGATTCGCTGGCGCCGCGATGGATTTGGCAGTCCTTGGTGCGGCTTGAGAGCGAGGCCAAGAAGAGGCGTGCGCAGCTGGCAGAGGCGGAGACTTCCGTAGCGGAATGGCACGGACTCGCTAGTCCGCTCGAGCGTTTGCTTGGCAGAGCGCAGAAGCTCAAATGGTGGCTGGACCATGACGTGGGGGATGCGGCGTTCGCCGTAGGGAAGGCATCGACCCTGGAGAAGTTGCTCCGGGATCGCGCGTTTGCCGGCCCGCTGGCCGACGAGTTTGAGATCGCAGCAGCACGTGGGGAGTACGAGGGCCTTCAGCTCGTTCTAATCCCCGGCGGCGACGAGTTAGCCGACGTCTCGTTGGCTGCATCAGACCTGCGCGGTCCCCGTGGCGCCACCATTCCTTCCGGGAAGTTCGAGTTTCAGTGGGTAGACTTCGTGGAGACGCGCCAGCCGCGTCATCCTATCGACTACATCGGCTGGTTTCCGGACCCGCTCATCCCAATGACCGATGCACGACGCACGGTCCCGATAGATCGGCTTCACCAGCCCGTTTGGGTGTCCCTACATATCCCCTACGGCACTCCGGCGGGCGTCTACACGGGGACCGTGGAGGTTCGTGTGGCTGATGGCGCGCACGCTGTCGTGCCGGTTCGTGTGCGCGTCTACGATTTCGATTTGCCTCGGTGGCCGGCGCTCAAGACCGTTTTCTGGCTGAATGAGGGATACATCAGGGACTGGAACGGGTGGGACGAGATTCCCGAGCACGTACGGCGCAATGAGATGGCGTTTCTCCTCAGGTATCGTGTCAACCCGGCGACCGGTTGGAACCTGCTTGAGCCTATTGACAATTTCGAGTTCGCGTTGGAGCGGGGCCTGAATGCGGTGCAACTGGGCAGCGCGCCCTCGTGGCCGTTGCCAGAGGCCACGCTAGCACGAATCGAGCGGCATTACAGCTACCTGAAGGAGCAGGACCTGCTCGACATGGCGTTCATATACGCGCACGATGAGCCAGACCCAAGCCTATACCCGGATGTCCGGCATACGATGGAGCAGATCGGTAAGCACTTCCCGGGGCTCAACCGCGTGTGCACGGCGTCCCCGCCGGCGGAGGGTCTAGAAGGTGCCATCGACACGTGGGTCGTGACGGCTAACGCGTTCAACTACGAGGCGGTGGCGGCGCGTCAAGCCGCTGGTGACGAGCTGTGGTTCTACGGCGGCCCGACGATGAAACGTCCCTACACTAACTGGTACGTAGACTACACGGGCATTGAAGAGCGCATGACCTTCTGGCACTGCTGGAAGTACCAGGCGAAGGGACTGCTGCACTGGTGCCTGGATCAATGGGGCTCGAATATGGTGCCGTGGTCTGGAGATCCTGCCATTGACCGAGCGATCGCGTTGGGGAAGCGCTGGCCGGAGGTGCCGTGGAACGCATGGACCTATCTGAACGTGAACGGCGAGGCGCAACTCGTGTATCCTGGACCGGAGGGTGCGTTCTGGAGCAGCGTGCGACTTGAGATCTTCCGTGACGGCATGGAGGACTACGACTATTTTGCTGTTCTGCAATCGCTTCAGGAGGCGTTGGAGGCGAGTGATGCATACGACCGAGATGCGCTTGTGGCGAGATCGCGGGCGCTGCTAACGATTGGCCCGGCAATCTCCAGCGATCTGGCCACGTTTACCAAGAACTCGGAGGTGATGTTTGCTCACCGGAACGAGGTGGCCACCCATATCGAGCGCCTGCGGCATCGGTTGCAGCCGGCGGGGAGCCATGACTAG